GCGCTGCTGCTGCTGGCGGTTTTGCTGGTCGCGCATCTGCTGCTGCAGCGTCAACTGCTGTTGCTGTTGCTGCTGCATCTGTTGTTGCGCGGCCTCGCGCTGGCGCTGCATTTGCTCGCGCTGGGCCTGCTGCTGGCCTTGTTGCTGCAGCATCTGGCTGCGGTTTTGTTCTTGCTGCTGGCGTTCGCGGTCCATCTGCTGCTGGCGCTGCATTTGGGCCCGCTGCTCCAGTTCGGCCTGGTTGCGCGGTGCATCCTGCATGCGCAATTCCGGGCGTGGATGGGGAATGGCCTGTGGCTGTGGCCAGACCGGCTGGGGCGGTGGTTGCACCATGGGCTCTACCCGCATCGGGCCGTTTTCAAAGGGCCGGGCGGGGCGGCCCCAGCCCGGCTGTTGGGGCCGGTTGGCGTCGTTGCTGGGCCGCTGAAACTGCGGGTAGGTCGGCCGCCATGGCTGGCCCGGCGCCAGCGGGAGCCAGTGGCCTTGCGGTGGGGTGCGGCGGTCGTGGTCGAAGCGGTGGGGGCCTTCAAACTGCACCAGGGCGGGCGCGTAACTGGGGCGCTGCTGTATCGGCCCGGGCACCCAGGCCCATTGCGCGCCGATCTGCGCCCAACGACCGTAGTGGAAGGGTGCAAACCCCCAGGGGGCGTTGTCTACCCAGGTCCAGCCCCAGGGCGCGACCCAGCGCCATTGGCCGTTTTGGTAGGGGGCCCATTGGCCCACGGTGACCCGGGGAAACCAGACGGCGCCGTAGGCACTGTCATTGCGCCAGTCGCCATAACCGTCCAGTTGCTGGTAACCGATCACGTCGCGTGACACGAAGCGGGCGCTTTGCGACTGGTCTTCGGCCCGGTCGCGGGCATAGGTCCAGAGATCGAAGTTGTCGCGTTGCAGGTTGGCGTGGATCTCCTCCTGGCCCAGTTGCCGGTCAAAGTAGCGGACCTGCTGCGGGCTGCCCAGGGTGCGGGACGTGCCGTTTTCGCCGTACACCACGGCACTGCCACTGCGCACCGTGACCGCCGTGGTGCCAGCGTTGGGATCGACATCCAGCCGGAACTCGCCGGGCTGGCTGGCGGTGAAGGCCAGGTTCGGGGTGTTGACCTCCAGCGTCTCACCGGGGTAGAGGTTGCGCACGCGCAGCGCCAGTGTGCCCTGGGTCAGGGTGAGGCGGGTGGTGTTGTCGTCCACTTCGCTGATTTCCAGCGCGGTTTGGCCGTTCAGCCGCAAGGCCGTGGAGCCACTGTGCAGCTCGGCGCGTGCGCCAGGGGCGGTTTGCAGCCGGTCGCCGCTGGTCAGGGGGCGGTTGATTTCGACCGGGCCCCACTCTTCGCCACCGGACGGGGCGAAGCTGACCCCGCCTTCCATCAGGCTCAGGCGTGCGACCCGGCCCGGTGGGGCGGCCTGCGCCAGGGCGTGGGTGGCGGTCAGTGCAATGAGCAACGCGCCCAGCAGGTGGGCGGTTTTTTGAAGAAAAGTGGACGGCATGGCATTGGCAGGAGTGAACACTGCTGTTTTAACGCGGTAGCATGCCGTTTGGTTGGCTTACCCTGCCAGTGCGGCTTTCACGGCGGCAGATACCTGGCCCATCTCGGCCTTGCCTGCCAACTGCGCCTTGGCAGCACCCATCAGCTTGCCCATGTCGCCCGCACCCAGTGGGCGGCCCAGCTCGGCCACCATGGCCGCGGCCAGGGTGCGCACCTCGGCGGCCACCTGCTCGGCATCCAGGCGCTGGGGCAGGTATGCAGACAGCACCGTCAGCTCGGCTTTTTCAATGTCGGCCAGGTCGGCACGCTCGGCCTTGGTGAACGCATCGATGGAGTCCTTGCGCTGCTTGATGAGCTTGTCGACGATGGCGACCACGGCCGCGTCGTCCAGCACCACGCGCTCGTCTACCTCTTTTTGCTTGAGTGCGGCCAGCAGCAGGCGCACCGTGCCCAGGCGGACGCTGTCCTTGGCCCGCATGGCGGTTTTCATGTCTTCGGTGATTTGTTCTTTGAGGGACATTGGGTGCTCCTGGGGTGTGGATAGGACTTGCGCGGCGCTGTCTGAGTCGCCCTCTGGGTGTTCCGAGAGTCTTGCGTAAGTCCTGTTATGGATTCTGGAATAGAAAAAGCCCGCCCTGGCGTCCCTGGGCGGGCTTGTCAAACTGCGAACAGTCTGAAAAGGCGCTTAGTACAGCTTCTTAGGCAGCTGCATGGAACGCACGCGCTTGTAGTGGCGCTTGACAGCGGCCGACTTCTTGCGCTTGCGCTCGGTGGTGGGCTTTTCGTAGAACTCGCGCGCACGCAGGTCGGTCAGCAGGCCGAGCTTTTCAATGGTGCGCTTGAAACGGCGCAGAGCGACGTCAAAGGGTTCGTTTTCTTTTACACGGATGGTTGTCATGACAGAAATGGGTTCCGATTTAGGTGCAGGTCTTGTCGAAAGGAAGATCAGGCCGTTGGACGCGACATCTGCGGTGTTCCCCTGCTATTAAATTGATCAGGCAGCAGGGGTTTGCCAGCAAAGCCTTGGATTATAGCCTGTAACCTGCCCGATTTGCGCGTGTTTCCATCTGGATGATCGCCTCATAGTCGGCCAGCGGCAGCTCGGCGAAGTCCTCTATCAGCAGTGCCGCGCGGGCACCGGCCAGCGCCTCGTCGTGCATGGCGTGCTGCAGGGCCTGGCGCAGGGCGAGCAGCACGCCGGGCGGGGTCTGCAAGGAGGTGATCAGCGGCAGGCCCGGGGCCGGTGCGGTGTGGCCACAGACCTGCACGCCGCGCACCGCCTCAGGCTGGTCGCGCTGCAGCAGCGCCAGGGTCACGCAGTCGATGGCGGCCAGGTCGGCCTTGCCACTGCGTACGCTCTCTACCGAGGCGTGGTGCGAACCGGTGGCCACGGCGTTACCAAAGAAGTGGCCGTTGCGCGCCAGCGGGGACACCAGCGCCCGCAGGCTGTTGTAGCCGGATTGCGAATCTTCGGCGTTGTAGGCCACGGTGCGGCCTCGGAAACCGGCCAGCGGCAGCCCGGCATCGGCGCTGCGGCACACCAGCTGGCTGCGGTAGCGCAGGCCGTCGCAACCGGGGGCGGTGTAGCTGAAAGCGCCCACCAGCTGCACCCGCCCGGCCAGTGCGTGGGTCAGGGGGTAGCCGCAGGTTTGGCTCAGCAGCAGTTCGGGGTCCAGCCAGTGCGCCAGCAGGTCGGTGGGCTGGGCCAGCGCGCCGGGGAGGTTCAACTGCGCGGCCACAGATCGCCACAGCGCAGCATTGGCCGCCGACCCGGCCGCGTACATCGGGAAAGAACTCAACATCGGGGTCAGTGCGTTTCAGTGGGTAGGGTGGCTCTTGGGGTGCAGTACCAGGTCTTCGGGCAAGACCGGTGAATCGATCGGCGACAGCGCAAACCGGCGCACCAGATGGCCATAGCCGGGCACCAAAAATCCGCCGTTGCGCCGCAGGTAGCCTGCGCGGTCGGCCAGATAGGTGCGGCGCAGCCGGTACCAGGGCATGGTGGGCGTTTCGTGGTGCACCACGTGGAAGTTGTTGTTCAGGTAGAGCAGGCGCCAGAAGAAACCTGCCTCGTTGATGGCAATGCGGTGCGCCGGGCGGTCGGCTGGGCGGTGTTCGTACAGCGAGCGCAGCATGGCCAGACCCAGTGCCGGGTAGGTGATGAGCAGGTAGTGCAGCGGATGGATACCGGCCCAGTGCTGCAAAGCCCACAGCATGCCCGCCAGCAGCAGCAGGTGTTCGGCCCAGCTGGCGGTTTGCGACCAGTCGCCGCGCAGCGGCTTGCGCACGATATCGGCCCAGGTGGGCACGATGGCCAGCGCCGGGCCCACCACCAGGCGGCCCAGCACCGAACGCTGCCAGCGCCAGCAGACCTTTTGCCAGGCGGGCAGGGCGGCAAACTGGGCGGCGGTGAGGTAGTTGCTTTCGGGGTCGATGCCGGGGCGGGTCAGGTGCTCGTCCTGGTGGTGGACCAGGTGGCTGTGCAGGTACAGGTCAAACGGGTACCACACGGCCAGCGGGGCCAGACCCAGCAGGCGGTTGATTTTGGGCGATGCCGTGGGGTGGCCGTGCACCAGTTCGTGCTGCAGGCTCATGTACCAGCAGGTCAGCAGCAGCAGCGCGGCACTGCCCCAGGCGCTGCCGAGCACCGACCAGTAGCCCACCACCAGGCCCCAACCCAGGTACACACAAGCCACCAAAAGCCAGGTCGGCCATTCAAAGCCGTGGGATGCTGTGTCGGGGGGGCGGGTCATGGGATGGGTACTTGTATATGGTGGTATGGACAGGTGATCCTAATGGACTTTACCCAGATTGCGCAACTGAATAATGCACATATGCATATTCAATGCCACGCATGGCAACCCCCATGTATGCAAAACAATGCCCGCGTGCTTTTGGTTACCGTGGCCCTGGCTAGAATGTTTGGCCAGGTTGCCTGTACAAGTGCGGCAGCCCTGCTTTTCAACCGTTCCCCTCCAAAAGGTATTCCATGCTGAAAAAAATCTGCGCCGTGGCACTGTGCTTCGGTCTGGCCCATGCGGCCCTGGCCGACGATCTGCTCGACACCATCAAGTCCAAAGGCGTGGTGAAGATCGCCATGGAGGGCACCTACCCGCCGTTCAACTTCAAGGATGCCAAGACCGGCGCCCTGCAGGGCTTTGACGTGGACATCTCCAACGCCATTGCCGCCAAGCTGGGCGTGAAGCCCGAGTTTGTGGCCACCGAGTGGGCCACCATCCTGGCCGGCCTGCAGGTCGGCAAGTACGACATGGTGGTGTCGCAGGTCACCATGACCGAAAAGCGCGCGCTGGAATTTGACTTCTCGGTGCCCTACACCGTGTCGTTCGCGCAAATCATCCTGCGCAAGGACGATAAGGCCGAATACGCCAACCTGGACGCCCTCAAGGGCAAGAAGGTCGGCGCGGGCCAGGGCAGCATTTACGCCGAAACCCTGGGCAAGGTCGGCGGTATCGATGTCAAGACCTACACATCGGCGCCGCTGAACCTGCAGGATCTCGCCAATGGCCGCATCGACGCCGCGCTGAACGACCGCCTGCTGGTGCCCTACATGATCCAGGAAGCCAAGCTGCCCCTGCGCCCCTCCACTGTGCTGCTGGACAACCCGCAAAAGCAGGGCATTGCCTTCCGCAAGGGCAGCCCCAAGCTGAAAGACGCGCTGGACAAGGCCCTGGGCGAGTTGGTCAAGGACGGCAGCTACGCCAAGATCTCCATGAAGTGGTTTGGTGTGGACGCATCCAAGTAAGTCTTTCCAAATAGTCCACAATGCGCCCGCCCACCAGCGGGCGTTTTTCTTGCTAGGCCAACTTCTGTGATCGACTACCTCCAACCCATCTGGGATTCCGCTCCGCTCATTGCCTGGGGCACGGCCTACACCATTGGCTACGCGCTGCTGGGCATGGTGTTTGGCCTGCCGGTGGCGCTGCTCATCACCTGGGCGCGGTTTGAAAAGATACCGGTGCTGGCGGGCCTGTTCGGTGTGTACGTGAGCTTCATGCGCGGCACGCCGCAGCTGATCCAGGCGTTCTTGATCTACTTTGGCATCGGCTCCATGGGGCTGGACCTGCCGCTGGTGGTGATTGGCACCCTGGTGCTGATCGTCAACGCCAGCGCCTACCTGTCGGAGACGCTGCGCGGGGCGCTCAACGGCATCACCCACGGCCAGTGGAGCGCGGGCCTGAGCCTGGGGCTGACCAAGTTCCAGACCCTGCGCTTTGTGGTTACGCCCCAGGCGCTGCGGCTGGCGATTCCGGGCATCAGCAACACCTTGATCGGGCTGTTCAAAGACACCTCGGTGCTGTCGGTGATCACCGTGGCCGAGCTGCTGAAGATCATCAACGACGTGATCTCGGCCACCTTCAAGCCCTTCACCTTCTACCTGCTGGCCGCGCTGATCTACTGGTCGCTGTGCCTGGTGTACGAATACGCCGTGCACCGCCGCCTGGAGGCGCGCTACAGCAAAGCCTACGCGCGCTGATTTATACGAAATCAGGCGCCAGCGCTTATGGCATCGGCGTAGGCAGCTATCAAACCGATAGTGAACGCAAGTGCGTGAGCGATTGCCGCTGCTGGCCCTGCGCGTCAAAGTTGCTTGCTGCCAACCACTGCGTGAAGGCCGAGCGCAGCACCGGCCATTCGGTGTCGAGGATGGAATACCAGGCGGTATCGCGGTTGCGCGCCTTGTAGACCACGGCCTGGCGGAAGATGCCTTCGAACTGGAAGCCCAGGCGCCGGGCTGCCGCCATGGACGGCGCATTCAGGCTGTCGCACTTCCACTCAAAGCGCCGGTAGCCCAGCCCGTCGAAGGCGTACTGCATCAGCAGAAACTGCGCCTCGGTGGAGATCGGCGTGCGTTTGAGCAGCGGCGAGAAGGCCACAAAACCCACCTCGATCACGCCATTCGCCGGGTCCATGCGCATCAGCGCCAGCGTGCCCACGGCACGCCCGGTGCGCAGGTCGATCACCGCGTAGTGCAAGAAGCCCGGGGCCACCGCCGCCTGGGCCGCGTGGGCGCGGTAGTCGGCCAGCGTGGCAAACGGCCCCACCGGCATGTAGGTCCAGTCGCGGCCGTCCGGCGCCTGGCTGTAGGCGGCGAACAGGTCGTCGGCGTGGCGGGCGACATCCAGCGGCTCCAGGCGGCAGAAGCGCCCCGGCAGCGGGCCGGGCGTGGGCAGGGGGCGGGCGGTCCACTGGGGCATGGCATCGCCGATGGGCTGGTCGTAGAGATTGGTGGTGGGGTGGGTCGTGGGCATGGTGCAGTCCTGGGTCAGATAGGGGCTAAAGTTACGCCATCCGTGGCTGCATGAAAAGCACCACATCGACTTCATTTCATGGTGCCATGACCCCCACCTCCACATTCCCGCTCGCCCTGTTCGACACCCCGCTGGACAAAGACAGCACCGCCGCGCCACTACAGCGCCAGTTGCACCACCGCCTCAAGCAGGCCATTCTGGACAACCGACTGGCCCCGGGCAGCCGCCTGCCCGCCTCGCGCGGGCTGGCCGAGGCGCTGGCCATCTCGCGCAACACCGTCACCGCCGCCTACGAGCACCTGGCGGCCGAAGGCTATGTGCTGCAAGACCGCCAGGGCACCCGGGTGGCGGCCTTGGCCAGCGCCAGCCGCCCGGCCCGGCCCCGCGTGGCACGCGAGCCCACCGCGCCCCCGGTGACCGCACGGCGGCTGGCGCAGATCCGCCCCACCGCGCCCCCAAGCGCCCCCAGCCACGCCTTGCGCCCCGGCATCCCGGCGCTGTCGCACTTCCCGCTGGCGGCCTGGCGCCGGGCTTGCGACCAGGCCATCCGCCGCGCCGGGCCTGCCGCCTTGGGCTACGGCGACCCGGTGGGCGAGCCCGCGCTGCGCACCGCCATCGCCCGCCATCTGGCCGTGGCCCGGGGTGTGCGCTGCGTGCCGGAGCAGATCGTGATCACCGAGGGCGCGCAAGAAGCCCTGGCCCTGTGCGTGCGCCTGCTGTCCAACCCCGGCGACACCGCCTGGGTGGAAGACCCCGGCTACCGCGGCGCCAAGGTGGCCATGCAGGGCGGCGACCTGCGCATCCTGCCCCTGCGCGTGGATGGCGACGGCCTGGTCGCCACCGAGGCCGACTGGAAGGCCCAGCCGCCCCGGCTGGTCTACACCACGCCCTCGCACCAGTACCCGGTGGGTGCCGTGTTGACGGTGGCGCGCCGCCTGGCCCTGATCGCCCAGGCCCGTGCCCAGGGGGCCTGGATCCTGGAAGACGACTACGACAGCGAATACCGCCACGCGGGCGAGCCCATCGGCGCCATGCAGGGGCTGGTGGCGCAGGCCCCGGTGCTGTACCTGGGCACCTTCAGCAAAACCATGTTTCCGTCGCTGCGCCTGGGCTTTCTGGTGCTGCCCGAGGCCCTGCTGGAGCCCACCCGCATCCCGCTGCAGGAGATGCTGCGCGGCGGCCACCGCTATGAACAACTGGCCCTGGCCGACTTCATCGCAAGCGGCCAGTTCAGCCGCCACCTGGGCCGCATGCGCCGCCTCTACCGCGACCGCCAACACGCCCTGCGCGAAGCCCTGACCCAGCACCTGGGCCTGCCCCACCGCATCGAAGGCGGCCATTGCGGTCTGCACCTCACCGTGCGCCTGCCCAGCGCCTACCCCGACGCGGCCATCGCCCAGGCCTCCCAGCGCTACGGCATTGCGCCCACTGCGCTGTCCGGCTTTGCGCTGCAACCCCAGCCGCAAGACAACGGCCTGGTGCTGGGTTACGGCAACACCTCGGCGGAGCTGTTTGCGCCGCTGGTGCAGCGCCTGGGGGCACTGGCGCGGGAGGCGCAGGTGTAGCCGTTTGCTATGTTTACAGTAGCTGCTTACGCTGATGGAATAAGCGCTGGCGGCACTTTTTTTATAAATTGCAGCTTTACAGTTGCAGCAGCCCCAGCGCCTCGGCCCGGCGGTCTTGGGTTTTCATGCCCGCGTAGGTTGCGGCATCCAGCGCTTCAAACCCGCCGATCAACAGCTCCGCCCGCGTGGCGGCCAGCGCGGGGTCGGCCATCGCCTGGTGCAGGCTTTGGCGCAGCAGGGCCAGCAACGCGGGCGGCGTGCCCAGGGCGGTGATCAGCGGCGTGCCCGGCGCGCTGGCGGTGCGGCCCAGGATGCGGATGCCCTCTACCGCCGCGGGCTGGTAGCGCTGGAACTGCGCGTAGCTGATGCAGTCGATGGCCGCGATGTCCGCCTGCCCGCTGCGCACCAGGGCCAGCGAATCGACGTGCGCGCCCGAGGCGATGGCCCGCGCAAAGAACTGCCCGCCCACCGCCAGTGGCGCCACCATGTCGCGCAGGCTGCGGTAGCCCGACTGCGAATCGGTGGAGTTGTAGGCGGCCACCCGGTTGCGGAACGCGGCCAGGGTGCGGCTGGGGTCGTCGGCGCGGCACACCAGGTGGCTGCTGTAATGGATGCCGTCGCAACCTGGCGCGGTGTAGCGCAGTGCGCCGATCACCTGCACCTTGTCCTCCAGCGCATCCACCAGCGGGTAGCCGCAGGTCTGGCTGAACAGCAGATCGGGCCGCAGCCAGTGGGCGGTGAGGTCGGCGTTGGTGGGCACGGTCAGTTCGGCGGGCACGTCGCCCACCCCCGCCAGGCGCAGGTAATGGGCGATGGTGCGCCACAGCGCGGCACTGCCTGCGGGATGGGCCAGGTACATGGGGAGGGAGGCGATCATGGGTGCTATGTAAATGAGAGCTGTTTATGCAGGCAGAATAAGCACAAGCGGCCAATATTATGGGTATCAACTGCCGCCGTTCTAGTTGGCCGTGATTCTGGGCCGTTATGAAAGACTTCTTTAACTGCACTCTTTCTTATGAAAGAACATTTGAGTTTGAGCTTGTAGTCAGTTCTTTGGGGGCCTAACGACGTTACGCACCGTCTGACTTCGACGCGCCAACGCTTTTTGTTGGCGTACGAGGGTGACGATGTCTGGAGGCATGGGGTTTGGCGACGTATTGCCGGAGTCGTCAGGCATGGAGCCGCAACATCAACGCTAATGGATGCAGGGCCGAGCCCTGGAATCCATAGTGGGCATAGAACGCCTTGGCCTGGTCATTCAGCGCATGGACCAGCAGGGCCCGCACACCTGCATTCTGCGCAACCGCCAGCGCGCGGTTGACGGCATCTTGCAGCAGCGACGCACCCAGTTTCAAACCCTGGGCACGCTGGTCCACTGCCAGCCGGGCCAGCACCATCACGGGCACGGGGTCGGGCATGTTACGCCGTACCGCGCTGGTGGCATCCTGGTGCGCCACGGCACCCGCGGCCAGGGCGTAGTAGCCGAAGACCTGGCCTTCCGGGTCGGCCACCACAAAGGTGCGGCTGGCACCGCTGAGGTGGTTGGTCAGCGCACGGCGCTTGAGCCAGTCGTCCAGCGAGGCCTCGCCGCAGGCAAACGGGCTGAGCTGGTGGTTTGCCGTCAGCGGCTGCGGGGCCGACAACTGCAAGCTCATGCGGCTTGTGGTTTCCAAGGAGGCTGCACGGCCATCAACCGCGCCAGGCCGGGGTTGGGGCTGGCGGGTGCATCCAGCAGGGCGGTGAAGGCCTGGAAGCGGTCTGTGTCCAGGCCAAAAAACACCTGGTCCAGCACCACCGCCTGGGCGCGTTCACAGGCGGCTTCCAGCATGAAATCCGAGCGGTTCTTGCCCAGCAAAACCGCCGCCTGGTCGATCAGGTCGCGCTGGGCGGGCAGGGCGCGCAGGTTGATGGGTGCGTCACGCATGGGAACCTCTGGGTGTGTGGACGATAGATATACGATTCTAGGCGGTGTGTAGCTGTTGTCAATACATGGCTCAGGTTGGGGCCACCCCCAACGCCCCCCCACACGCAAACCCACTCGCCCAAGCCCACTGAAAGTTATACCCCCCCAGCCATCCCGTCACGTCCACCACCTCGCCAATAAAAAACAAGCCCGGCTGCTTCGACTCCATGGTCTGGGAAGATAAATCCCGCGTGTCCACGCCACCGGCGGTGACTTCGGCTTTTTTGTAGCCTTCCGAGCCGTTGGGGGTGAGCTCCCAGCGGGCGAGCTTCTCGGCCAGCTGGGCCAGGGCTTTGTCGGTGGCATCGCCGATGGGTTTTTGCCAGGCCGGGTCCTGGCCCGCCCAGGCGTCGGCCAGGCGCGAGGGGACCAGCTGCGCCAACTCATTGGCAATCAGCTTGCGCGACGTGGCTTTGGCGCGGGACAGGGCAGGGGGCAGGTCGACCTCGGGGGCCAGGTTCAGGCGGATGGGGGTGCCCTCGCGCCAGTAGCTGGATATTTGCAGCACGGCCGGGCCGCTTAGGCCCCGGTGGGTGAACAGCAGGTCTTCCAGAAAGGCGGTTTTGGTCTTTTTGGCCCCCACCTCGATCTGCACTGGCAAGGCCAGGCCAGAGAGGTGGGCGTAGGGGGCCCAGGCTGCGCTGTCGAAGGTCAGGGGCACCAGGGCCGGGCGGGGGGTGACCATGCGCAGGCCGAACTGCTGGGCGATGCGGTATCCAAAGTCGGTGGCGCCGATCTTGGGGATGGACAGGCCGCCAGTGGCCACCACGATTTGCGGCGTGGTGATGGTGCCGTGGCTGCTATCGATGGTGTAGCTGCCTGCGCCCGTTCCGTCAGCGCTGGTGGCCGAAAAGGCGATATTTTTGACGGTGCACGGCTGCCAGCGCGCCACGCTGCCTGCGGCGCATTCAGCCAGCAGCATGGTGACCAGGTCTTCGGCGCTGCGGTCGCAGAAAAGCTGGCCTTTGTGCTTTTCGTGGAAGGCGATGCCGTGGCGGGCCATGAGCGCGGTAAAGTCTTTGGGCGTGTAGCGGCTCAGGGCGCTGCGGCAGAAGTGCGGGTTGTCGCTGAGGAAGTTGGCAGGGCCCACGTCCTTGTTGGTGAAGTTGGCGCGGCCACCGCCCGAGATGCGGATTTTCTCGGCCACCTTTTCGCTGTGGTCGATCACCAGCACCTTCAAGCCGCGTTGCCCGGCAATACCGGCGCAGAACAAACCGGCGGCACCGGCGCCGATGATGACGGCATCAAATTTATGCATGAAATAGGCCTTCCGTGCTGATTCCATGGGCGTGAGCAGCTACTAAATTCATTGCACGGCTCCCAGCGCCTTGGCGCGCGTTTGGGTGTCGGCCAGGGCTTGTGTATCGGGTGCGGCCTGGGTGGGCCAGCCTTGCAGATGGGTTTGCACCAGGCTGCCCAGGGCGGTGATCCAGCCGGGTTCGCCGTTCAGGCAGGGAATGTAGTGAAACTCTTTGCCGCCCGCGTTCAAAAAGGCGGCCTTGCCTTCCATGGCGATTTCTTCCAGGGTTTCCAGGCAGTCGCTGGTGAAGCCGGGGCAGACCACGTCCACGCGCTGCACGCCCGCCTTGGCCATGGCCATCAGGCTGGGCTCGGTGTACGGCTCCAGCCATTGGGCGCGGCCCAGGCGGGACTGGAAGGTGAGCTTGTACTGCTCTTTGGTCAGGTCCAACGCGTTGGCCAGCAGGCGGGCGGTCTTGTGGCATTCGCAGTGGTAGGGGTCGCCCAGCTGCAGGGTGCGCGCGGGCACGCCGTGGAAGCTCATCACCAGCTGGTCGGGCCGGCCGTGCTGCTGCCAGTGGCTGCGGATGCGGCGGGCCAGGGCGGCGATGTAGCCCGGATCATCGTGGTAGCGGTTGACGAAGCGCAGCTCGGGGATGTTGCGGGTCTGGCGCGCCCAGTCGTACACCGCGTCGAACACGCTGGCGGTGCTGGTGCCCGAATACTGTGGGTAGGCGGGCACGATCAGCACGCGGGTCACGCCATTGGCCTTGAACTTGTCCAGCTGCTCGGCGATGGACGGGCTGCCGTAGCGCATGGCGTAGTCCACCTGCACCCGGTGGCCGTGCTCGCCCAGCCAGCCCTGCAGCAGCGTGGCTTGCTGGGCCGTGCCGGTGCGTAACGGCGAGCCCTGCGGGGTCCAGATGCTGGCATATTTAGCCGCCGACTTTTTGGGGCGGGTGCGCAAAATGATGCCGTGCAGGATCACTTTCCACACGACTTTGGGGATTTCGATGACGCGGTGATCGCTGAGAAACTGCCTCAGGTAGGGTCGCACCGCCGCTGCCGTGGCCGCGTCGGGCGTGCCCAGGTTGCAGTACAGCACGCCGGTA
This sequence is a window from Rhodoferax sp. WC2427. Protein-coding genes within it:
- a CDS encoding DUF6600 domain-containing protein, with the translated sequence MPSTFLQKTAHLLGALLIALTATHALAQAAPPGRVARLSLMEGGVSFAPSGGEEWGPVEINRPLTSGDRLQTAPGARAELHSGSTALRLNGQTALEISEVDDNTTRLTLTQGTLALRVRNLYPGETLEVNTPNLAFTASQPGEFRLDVDPNAGTTAVTVRSGSAVVYGENGTSRTLGSPQQVRYFDRQLGQEEIHANLQRDNFDLWTYARDRAEDQSQSARFVSRDVIGYQQLDGYGDWRNDSAYGAVWFPRVTVGQWAPYQNGQWRWVAPWGWTWVDNAPWGFAPFHYGRWAQIGAQWAWVPGPIQQRPSYAPALVQFEGPHRFDHDRRTPPQGHWLPLAPGQPWRPTYPQFQRPSNDANRPQQPGWGRPARPFENGPMRVEPMVQPPPQPVWPQPQAIPHPRPELRMQDAPRNQAELEQRAQMQRQQQMDRERQQQEQNRSQMLQQQGQQQAQREQMQRQREAAQQQMQQQQQQQLTLQQQMRDQQNRQQQQRDAQAQHQQQQQQQQDRQRMEQARPAPRPPVQEAPPGAPEDPRRRLYLPGQRPDAADRR
- a CDS encoding GatB/YqeY domain-containing protein, yielding MSLKEQITEDMKTAMRAKDSVRLGTVRLLLAALKQKEVDERVVLDDAAVVAIVDKLIKQRKDSIDAFTKAERADLADIEKAELTVLSAYLPQRLDAEQVAAEVRTLAAAMVAELGRPLGAGDMGKLMGAAKAQLAGKAEMGQVSAAVKAALAG
- the rpsU gene encoding 30S ribosomal protein S21, whose translation is MTTIRVKENEPFDVALRRFKRTIEKLGLLTDLRAREFYEKPTTERKRKKSAAVKRHYKRVRSMQLPKKLY
- a CDS encoding phosphate/phosphite/phosphonate ABC transporter substrate-binding protein translates to MLSSFPMYAAGSAANAALWRSVAAQLNLPGALAQPTDLLAHWLDPELLLSQTCGYPLTHALAGRVQLVGAFSYTAPGCDGLRYRSQLVCRSADAGLPLAGFRGRTVAYNAEDSQSGYNSLRALVSPLARNGHFFGNAVATGSHHASVESVRSGKADLAAIDCVTLALLQRDQPEAVRGVQVCGHTAPAPGLPLITSLQTPPGVLLALRQALQHAMHDEALAGARAALLIEDFAELPLADYEAIIQMETRANRAGYRL
- a CDS encoding fatty acid desaturase gives rise to the protein MTRPPDTASHGFEWPTWLLVACVYLGWGLVVGYWSVLGSAWGSAALLLLTCWYMSLQHELVHGHPTASPKINRLLGLAPLAVWYPFDLYLHSHLVHHQDEHLTRPGIDPESNYLTAAQFAALPAWQKVCWRWQRSVLGRLVVGPALAIVPTWADIVRKPLRGDWSQTASWAEHLLLLAGMLWALQHWAGIHPLHYLLITYPALGLAMLRSLYEHRPADRPAHRIAINEAGFFWRLLYLNNNFHVVHHETPTMPWYRLRRTYLADRAGYLRRNGGFLVPGYGHLVRRFALSPIDSPVLPEDLVLHPKSHPTH
- a CDS encoding transporter substrate-binding domain-containing protein; translation: MLKKICAVALCFGLAHAALADDLLDTIKSKGVVKIAMEGTYPPFNFKDAKTGALQGFDVDISNAIAAKLGVKPEFVATEWATILAGLQVGKYDMVVSQVTMTEKRALEFDFSVPYTVSFAQIILRKDDKAEYANLDALKGKKVGAGQGSIYAETLGKVGGIDVKTYTSAPLNLQDLANGRIDAALNDRLLVPYMIQEAKLPLRPSTVLLDNPQKQGIAFRKGSPKLKDALDKALGELVKDGSYAKISMKWFGVDASK
- a CDS encoding amino acid ABC transporter permease, whose protein sequence is MIDYLQPIWDSAPLIAWGTAYTIGYALLGMVFGLPVALLITWARFEKIPVLAGLFGVYVSFMRGTPQLIQAFLIYFGIGSMGLDLPLVVIGTLVLIVNASAYLSETLRGALNGITHGQWSAGLSLGLTKFQTLRFVVTPQALRLAIPGISNTLIGLFKDTSVLSVITVAELLKIINDVISATFKPFTFYLLAALIYWSLCLVYEYAVHRRLEARYSKAYAR
- a CDS encoding GNAT family N-acetyltransferase codes for the protein MPTTHPTTNLYDQPIGDAMPQWTARPLPTPGPLPGRFCRLEPLDVARHADDLFAAYSQAPDGRDWTYMPVGPFATLADYRAHAAQAAVAPGFLHYAVIDLRTGRAVGTLALMRMDPANGVIEVGFVAFSPLLKRTPISTEAQFLLMQYAFDGLGYRRFEWKCDSLNAPSMAAARRLGFQFEGIFRQAVVYKARNRDTAWYSILDTEWPVLRSAFTQWLAASNFDAQGQQRQSLTHLRSLSV
- a CDS encoding PLP-dependent aminotransferase family protein, encoding MTPTSTFPLALFDTPLDKDSTAAPLQRQLHHRLKQAILDNRLAPGSRLPASRGLAEALAISRNTVTAAYEHLAAEGYVLQDRQGTRVAALASASRPARPRVAREPTAPPVTARRLAQIRPTAPPSAPSHALRPGIPALSHFPLAAWRRACDQAIRRAGPAALGYGDPVGEPALRTAIARHLAVARGVRCVPEQIVITEGAQEALALCVRLLSNPGDTAWVEDPGYRGAKVAMQGGDLRILPLRVDGDGLVATEADWKAQPPRLVYTTPSHQYPVGAVLTVARRLALIAQARAQGAWILEDDYDSEYRHAGEPIGAMQGLVAQAPVLYLGTFSKTMFPSLRLGFLVLPEALLEPTRIPLQEMLRGGHRYEQLALADFIASGQFSRHLGRMRRLYRDRQHALREALTQHLGLPHRIEGGHCGLHLTVRLPSAYPDAAIAQASQRYGIAPTALSGFALQPQPQDNGLVLGYGNTSAELFAPLVQRLGALAREAQV